Proteins from a genomic interval of Streptomyces sp. NBC_01445:
- a CDS encoding ATP-binding protein: MSTTTDTVQGTTSAAPRQIVPPEELYSDELAFLAAYDTGPRPPGWRLTPRAVVTFVMGSGEPLRLPEGADAGEGVPRRLAVRRKFVGERALVERCVVTIAGERGLLLVGEPGTAKSMLSELLAAAVSGTSALTVQGTAGTTEDQLKYGWNYALLLAQGPSPKALVPSPVLAAMTQGAVARVEEVTRCLPEVQDALISLLSERRIAVPELAGTDAAQAHAAPGFNVIATANLRDKGVSEMSAALKRRFNFETVGPIGDFDAELDLVRRQSKAAVERAGAAYQLDDMVLDVLVTAFRELRSGRSAEGWEVERPSTVMSTAEAVSVATALGVAAAYFPGDRDALALLPGHLTGVVRKDDPADAARLLGYWDGAVRRRAEEGSATWRTLWDLRSVLEG; this comes from the coding sequence ATGAGTACCACGACCGACACCGTTCAGGGCACGACGTCTGCCGCGCCGCGGCAGATCGTGCCGCCTGAGGAGTTGTACTCCGACGAGCTCGCGTTCCTCGCCGCGTACGACACCGGGCCGCGTCCGCCCGGCTGGCGGCTCACCCCGCGCGCCGTCGTCACCTTCGTGATGGGCTCCGGCGAACCGCTGCGCCTGCCCGAGGGTGCCGACGCCGGCGAGGGCGTGCCGCGCCGCCTCGCCGTCCGGCGGAAGTTCGTCGGCGAGCGCGCCCTCGTGGAGCGCTGCGTCGTCACGATCGCCGGCGAGCGCGGACTGCTCCTGGTCGGGGAGCCGGGCACCGCCAAGTCAATGCTGTCCGAACTGCTGGCCGCCGCCGTGAGCGGCACCAGCGCGCTCACCGTCCAGGGCACCGCGGGCACCACCGAGGACCAGCTCAAGTACGGCTGGAACTACGCCCTTCTGCTCGCCCAGGGCCCGAGTCCCAAGGCACTCGTCCCCTCACCCGTCCTCGCCGCCATGACCCAGGGCGCCGTCGCACGCGTGGAGGAGGTCACCCGTTGCCTCCCCGAGGTGCAGGACGCCCTGATCTCCCTCCTCTCCGAACGGCGCATCGCCGTCCCGGAGCTGGCCGGTACGGACGCCGCCCAGGCCCACGCGGCCCCCGGGTTCAACGTCATCGCCACCGCCAACCTCCGCGACAAGGGCGTCTCCGAGATGTCCGCCGCGCTCAAGCGCCGCTTCAACTTCGAGACGGTCGGCCCCATCGGCGACTTCGACGCCGAACTCGACCTCGTGCGCCGCCAGTCGAAGGCCGCCGTCGAGCGGGCGGGCGCCGCGTACCAGCTCGACGACATGGTCCTCGACGTCCTGGTCACCGCGTTCCGCGAGCTGCGTTCGGGCCGTTCGGCCGAGGGCTGGGAGGTGGAGCGGCCGTCCACCGTGATGAGCACGGCCGAGGCCGTCTCCGTCGCCACGGCGCTCGGCGTCGCCGCCGCCTACTTCCCCGGCGACCGAGACGCACTCGCGCTCCTGCCGGGCCACCTCACCGGCGTGGTCCGCAAGGACGACCCGGCGGACGCGGCGCGGCTGCTCGGTTACTGGGACGGCGCGGTGCGGCGCCGGGCCGAGGAGGGTTCCGCGACCTGGCGCACCCTGTGGGACCTGCGCTCCGTCCTGGAGGGCTGA
- a CDS encoding DUF5682 family protein codes for MTTDAGMAIDALTDPDGPYLIGVRHHAPSLAAVVPRLLDEAAPDVLLVELPAETQELLPWLAHEETVAPVALAAVLDGAAESGPAFYPFADFSPELAALRWAARNGVPVVACDLPLAERAWREPRVPRPAEHAEHPHRPGGGDRPRLGDAVRGRLTGRDGDDLWDRLVEAPAPGATPQALRRAALLTGWALRRDAADGPGVDPLDLTRERWMRARLREAARDGRRVAALIGAFHAPALSAGALRDEAQEEPIAGPSDRTPPESQARVTAKPHMEAPAAPTPAVSLIPYTYALLDARSGYPAGIRDPEWQHQVLESAGDPAAVGETALRCAVRVTGELRAEGHPSGPADAREIRRVAGDLASLRGLPAPGRSEFVEAVQTVLAQGEPLGRGRAVARALERVLVGERTGRAAPGAPRGGLAPAVETELASLGLPGPASGGQEKELRLDPLRSDLDRKREVLLRRLALCGIPYAQETSVGGAGGADALTTRWTVRWTPATAAVLTTATTRGVTPAQVAEGVLRARVRAAHAEGGPTAAQALAALGEAAQCALPALAAEALAEVATVLPAIGTLPELLTGLALTDRLSAGHIAGLATTDPATDPAANPAPAALWHHAPADCADLLTVAAVRSLDGLTGSEDPEDARALVELARRADVFGGMRLADSLARLADGGTPLMRGAAAAARVLLGHTPATALGARAASWVDTAGDPGTRAELTARLTGLLTAAGSLLETAPEALAPLLDRVGELPDNPFLERLPALRGGFDTLSPAARDRLLTVIEERIDGTLDADLPPDMDTRTLAAWTTADLAAREALAALDLLPPTPNTRLPTTPDTRLPTTPNTLLSTTPDTLLPTTPDTSDRPHAASPSAAVNAPVRTPVSFSPPGDPRIAPAERWRLVLGRRGDQLPQGIAPLATALDELYGRGRGEGARGDLPGGAGGRGGREAPYPGVREWAEELTALFGPGIREEVLAAAATRGRTDVVSALDPEAVRPSVELLRTVLQHAGGLPEAKLAALRPLVRRLVDELTRALATRMRPALTGAATARPTRRPGGRLDLARTLRANLATARRTDDGRIHVIPERPVFHGRAQRSADWRLIILTDVSGSMEASTIWSALTASVLAGVPALSTHFLAFSTTILDLTEHVHDPLALLLEARVGGGTHIAAGLRHARTLVTAPSRTLVVVVSDFEEGYPVGGMLAEVRELVGAGCHVLGCASLDDAGRPRYSTGIAGQLVAAGMPVAALSPLELARWVGEKIR; via the coding sequence ATGACCACCGACGCGGGCATGGCCATCGACGCGCTCACCGATCCCGACGGGCCGTACCTCATCGGCGTACGCCACCACGCGCCGTCGCTGGCCGCCGTCGTCCCCCGGCTCCTCGACGAGGCGGCCCCGGACGTCCTGCTGGTCGAACTTCCGGCCGAGACGCAGGAGTTGCTGCCGTGGCTGGCGCACGAGGAGACGGTGGCGCCGGTCGCGCTCGCGGCGGTGCTCGACGGGGCGGCGGAGTCGGGCCCGGCGTTCTACCCGTTCGCGGACTTCTCACCGGAGCTCGCGGCGCTGCGCTGGGCCGCACGGAACGGCGTCCCGGTGGTCGCCTGCGATCTGCCGCTCGCGGAACGGGCTTGGAGAGAGCCACGAGTGCCCCGCCCCGCCGAACACGCCGAACACCCCCACCGCCCGGGCGGTGGAGACAGGCCGCGTCTGGGCGACGCCGTACGTGGACGGCTGACCGGCCGCGACGGCGACGACCTCTGGGACCGCCTCGTGGAGGCCCCCGCCCCGGGCGCCACCCCGCAAGCCCTGCGCCGCGCAGCGCTCCTCACCGGCTGGGCCCTGCGCCGCGACGCAGCGGACGGCCCGGGAGTCGACCCGCTCGACCTCACCAGGGAGCGCTGGATGCGGGCACGCCTGCGCGAGGCGGCGCGCGACGGACGCAGGGTGGCGGCGCTGATCGGAGCGTTCCACGCACCCGCGTTGAGCGCGGGGGCGCTGCGGGACGAGGCGCAGGAAGAACCGATCGCGGGGCCGTCGGACAGGACGCCCCCCGAGTCGCAAGCCCGGGTGACCGCCAAGCCGCACATGGAAGCCCCGGCGGCGCCCACCCCCGCCGTCTCCCTGATCCCGTACACGTACGCGCTGTTGGACGCCCGTTCCGGATATCCGGCCGGGATCCGTGACCCCGAGTGGCAGCACCAGGTCCTGGAGTCGGCGGGCGACCCGGCCGCGGTCGGCGAGACGGCCCTGCGCTGTGCCGTCCGCGTCACCGGTGAACTGCGCGCCGAGGGCCACCCGTCGGGACCGGCGGACGCCCGCGAGATCCGCCGCGTCGCGGGCGACCTCGCAAGCTTGCGCGGGCTGCCCGCGCCGGGCCGGAGCGAGTTCGTCGAGGCCGTGCAGACCGTGCTGGCCCAGGGCGAGCCGCTGGGCCGCGGGCGCGCCGTCGCCCGCGCGCTGGAGCGGGTCCTCGTCGGCGAGCGCACGGGCCGCGCCGCCCCCGGCGCACCGCGCGGCGGACTCGCACCCGCCGTCGAGACGGAGCTGGCCTCGCTCGGACTGCCGGGCCCCGCAAGTGGTGGGCAGGAGAAGGAGCTTCGGCTCGATCCCCTGCGTTCCGACCTGGACCGCAAACGTGAGGTGCTGCTGCGCCGCCTCGCGCTGTGCGGCATCCCGTACGCGCAGGAGACATCCGTCGGCGGGGCGGGCGGGGCCGACGCGCTCACCACCCGCTGGACCGTGCGCTGGACACCCGCCACCGCGGCGGTCCTCACGACAGCGACCACTCGGGGCGTCACGCCGGCGCAGGTGGCGGAGGGCGTGCTTCGCGCGCGCGTCCGGGCCGCCCACGCGGAGGGCGGCCCGACCGCGGCGCAGGCGCTGGCCGCGCTCGGCGAGGCGGCCCAGTGCGCGCTGCCGGCGCTCGCGGCCGAGGCCCTGGCAGAGGTCGCGACCGTGCTCCCCGCGATCGGCACGCTCCCGGAACTCCTGACGGGCCTCGCCCTCACGGACCGCCTCAGCGCGGGCCACATCGCGGGTCTGGCCACGACGGATCCTGCAACTGACCCTGCCGCGAACCCCGCCCCCGCCGCCCTCTGGCACCACGCGCCGGCCGACTGCGCCGACCTCCTGACCGTCGCCGCCGTCCGCAGTCTCGATGGGCTCACCGGCTCCGAGGACCCGGAAGACGCCCGTGCCCTGGTCGAACTCGCGCGGCGCGCCGACGTGTTCGGCGGGATGCGGCTCGCCGACTCGCTGGCGCGGCTGGCCGACGGCGGGACGCCGCTCATGCGCGGCGCCGCAGCCGCGGCACGGGTTCTGCTCGGGCACACCCCGGCCACCGCCCTCGGCGCACGCGCGGCGTCCTGGGTCGACACGGCCGGCGACCCCGGCACGCGCGCGGAGCTCACCGCCCGGCTGACCGGCCTGCTCACCGCCGCGGGCTCCCTCCTCGAAACGGCTCCCGAGGCGCTCGCCCCGCTGCTCGACCGCGTCGGCGAACTGCCCGACAACCCCTTCCTCGAACGGCTCCCCGCCTTGCGCGGCGGCTTCGACACGCTCAGCCCGGCTGCCCGCGACCGGCTGCTCACTGTCATCGAGGAACGCATCGACGGCACCCTCGACGCCGACCTTCCCCCGGACATGGACACGCGGACGCTGGCCGCGTGGACGACGGCGGACCTCGCCGCCCGCGAGGCGCTGGCCGCGCTCGACCTCCTGCCCCCGACGCCGAACACACGCCTGCCCACGACGCCGGACACACGCCTGCCCACGACGCCGAACACTCTCCTGTCCACGACGCCGGACACTCTCCTGCCCACGACGCCGGACACGTCCGACCGGCCTCACGCAGCGTCCCCGTCCGCTGCCGTCAACGCCCCCGTCCGCACTCCCGTCTCCTTCTCCCCACCCGGTGACCCCCGCATCGCCCCCGCCGAACGCTGGCGCCTCGTGCTCGGGCGGCGAGGGGATCAACTCCCGCAGGGCATCGCACCGTTGGCGACCGCCCTGGACGAGCTGTACGGGAGGGGCCGTGGCGAAGGCGCGCGCGGCGATCTGCCGGGCGGCGCAGGCGGGCGTGGCGGGCGAGAGGCTCCGTACCCCGGCGTACGCGAATGGGCCGAGGAACTCACGGCGCTCTTCGGCCCCGGCATCCGCGAGGAGGTCCTCGCCGCCGCGGCCACCCGAGGCCGTACGGACGTCGTGTCCGCGCTCGACCCCGAAGCCGTACGCCCTTCTGTGGAGCTGCTCCGCACCGTGCTCCAGCACGCGGGCGGGCTGCCCGAGGCCAAGCTCGCCGCCCTGCGCCCCCTCGTACGGCGCCTCGTCGACGAGCTCACCCGCGCCCTCGCCACGCGCATGCGGCCCGCGCTCACCGGCGCGGCGACCGCCCGTCCCACCCGGCGCCCCGGCGGCAGACTGGACCTCGCCCGCACCCTGCGCGCCAACCTCGCCACGGCCCGGCGCACCGACGACGGACGTATCCACGTCATCCCGGAGCGCCCCGTGTTCCACGGCAGAGCCCAGCGCTCGGCGGACTGGCGGCTGATCATCCTCACGGACGTGTCCGGCTCGATGGAGGCGTCCACCATCTGGTCGGCGCTCACTGCGTCGGTCCTGGCCGGCGTGCCCGCGTTGTCCACGCACTTCCTGGCGTTCTCGACGACGATCCTCGACCTGACCGAACACGTCCACGACCCGCTGGCCCTCCTCCTGGAGGCCCGTGTCGGCGGCGGCACCCACATCGCCGCCGGGCTGCGCCACGCCCGCACGCTCGTCACCGCGCCCTCGCGCACCCTCGTCGTGGTGGTCAGCGACTTCGAGGAGGGCTACCCCGTCGGCGGAATGCTCGCCGAGGTACGCGAACTCGTCGGCGCGGGCTGCCATGTGCTGGGCTGCGCGAGCCTCGACGACGCCGGGCGCCCCCGCTACTCCACCGGCATCGCGGGACAGCTCGTCGCCGCCGGCATGCCGGTCGCTGCACTCAGCCCGCTCGAACTCGCCCGCTGGGTAGGGGAGAAGATCCGTTGA